One Ctenopharyngodon idella isolate HZGC_01 chromosome 9, HZGC01, whole genome shotgun sequence DNA window includes the following coding sequences:
- the LOC127518995 gene encoding protein mono-ADP-ribosyltransferase PARP9-like: MSNIQQIPLVPGHAAILKKCQSAFCHAVKAKFNCMAILHNMEEAGSFGSNSGVLRAEKRYSTKLSNRVEISIWKDDLTRHQVYAVVNAANEKLNHTGGLAQALSDAGGPMIQKWSDDIIQRVQRVKTGDAVLTPAGNLPCKYIIHAVGPCLAPNPNKKDIDRATPFLYNAIFRILEIAVIHNISSVAIPALSSGLFHFPRDLCADIIIKAIKQFHDLNGFQGKNLEIHLVNNDEPTVQEMERATRAILGPPSISAVDLYSGALHLKTWSKSQVYVTGWKKRHTHRKQNYAFQNVGFV; the protein is encoded by the exons ATGAGTAACATACAACAGATTCCACTGGTTCCAGGGCACGCTGCCATTCTGAAAAAGTGTCAAAGTGCCTTTTGCCATGCTGTTAAAGCAAAATTTAATTGCATGGCTATTCTCCACAACATGGAAGAGGCTGGCTCCTTTGGTAGTAACAGTGGTGTCTTGCGTGCTGAGAAGAGGTACTCCACAAAGCTGTCCAACCGAGTGGAAATATCAATCTGGAAAGATGATCTTACCCGTCATCAAGTGTATGCTGTGGTCAATGCAGCCAATGAGAAGCTTAACCATACAGGAGGTCTTGCACAAGCCCTGAGTGATGCTGGGGGACCAATGATCCAGAAATGGAGTGATGATATTATACAGCGAGTGCAAAGAGTGAAAACCGGTGATGCTGTGCTCACTCCTGCTGGAAATCTCCCATGTAAATATATCATACATGCTGTTGGTCCCTGCTTGGCTCCAAACCCAAACAAGAAGGATATTGATCGAGCAACACCCTTCTTATATAATGCTATCTTTAGAATTCTAGAAATAGCTGTAATACATAACATTTCCTCTGTTGCTATTCCTGCTCTGAGTTCTGGCCTTTTCCATTTTCCAAGAGATCTCTGTGCAGACATTATTATAAAGGCTATAAAGCAGTTCCATGACTTGAATGGGTTTCAAGGCAAGAACTTAGAAATCCATCTTGTTAATAATGATGAACCCACTGTCCAAGAAATGGAGAGAGCCACTAGAGCGATTTTAGGTCCACCCAGCATCTCTGCCGTGGATCTCTACAGTGGAGCTTT GCATTTGAAAACATGGAGTAAGTCCCAAGTATATGTAACCGGGTGGaagaaaagacacacacaccGGAAGCAAAATTATGCTTTTCAAAATGTGGGGTTTGTTTAA
- the LOC127518989 gene encoding protein mono-ADP-ribosyltransferase PARP9-like has translation MHVLIEVSQNYEVCIQRKLKAMSDIQQIPLVLEHAAILRKCQDAFCHAVKAKFNCKAILHNMEEAGSFGSNSGVLRAEKRYSTKLSSRVEISIWRDDLTRHQVDAVVNAANEKLNHAGGLAQALSDAGGPMIQKWSDDIIQRVQRVKTGDAVLTPAGNLPCNYIIHAVGPCLSPNPNKKDIDRATPFLHNAIIRILEITVINNISSVAIPALSSGLFHFPRDLCADIIIKAIKQFYDLNGFQGKNLEIHLVNNDEPTVQEMERATRAVFDPSSISGSYSGAVQGRNQSMTSSSSNSLKFGNVTLHLKKGLIEEEKVDVIVNTIAKDCDLSQGAVSNAILKKAGQKIQEEIYRKRYYGADLYETKGYNLKCKEVFHTVCAIRSDPNAEKILFKVVSECLRKAALIHTSISFPAIGTGNLGLDKYQVARIMMNAVAGFAKPSVKLNIYFVVFPKDDEMMKAFEKEMKGRKEGTMSPVLPNDMTRSFASAAKETTANETPTVEFHSVSKEAEREAKAWTFNMLKQSDNMTIRNNHVIYLDQRDHENMLSLQAKLRVHIKEFFRNGNGGITITGSPSDVSCAAIEVESMLCKAQEDFAEAEECDILYSVVRWSCKDKPWIQTPETSAVLEKAYLAGNEEITFSNHKVKFKSMVLIDNSGGFSRIKRTCLLDPFEPLKNSFYARTPVSSKEYLDKERRTLEAFGFRVVKVEKLENNALKQLFDRNGQRVTDKPRRLYQRVSAQFCDLICRVGFQKEFAPPAEQRYGSGIYFSSTVDGALKLWKEPDHEQYIYIIQARVLTGKSTDGSQDLILPPTLMGDPLDRYDSVSDRGQTHVIFSGQQALPECLIICDKSSAV, from the exons ATGCATGTCTTGATAGAAGTTAGTCAAAACTACG AGGTTTGTATCCAGAGGAAGCTAAAAGCCATGAGTGACATACAACAGATTCCACTAGTTCTTGAGCACGCTGCCATTCTGAGAAAGTGTCAGGATGCCTTTTGCCATGCTGTTAAAGCAAAATTTAATTGCAAGGCTATTCTCCACAACATGGAAGAGGCTGGCTCCTTTGGTAGTAACAGTGGAGTCTTGCGTGCTGAGAAGAGGTACTCCACAAAACTGTCCAGCCGAGTGGAAATATCAATCTGGAGAGATGATCTTACCCGTCATCAAGTGGATGCTGTGGTCAATGCAGCCAATGAGAAGCTTAACCATGCAGGAGGTCTTGCACAAGCCCTGAGTGATGCTGGGGGACCAATGATCCAGAAATGGAGTGATGATATTATACAGCGAGTGCAAAGAGTGAAAACCGGTGATGCTGTGCTCACTCCTGCTGGAAATCTCCCATGTAATTATATCATACATGCTGTTGGTCCCTGCTTGTCTCCAAACCCAAACAAGAAGGATATTGATCGAGCAACACCCTTCTTACATAATGCTATCATTAGAATTCTAGaaataactgtaataaataacatttcctCTGTTGCTATTCCTGCTCTGAGTTCTGGCCTTTTCCATTTTCCAAGAGATCTCTGTGCAGACATTATTATAAAGGCTATAAAGCAGTTCTATGACTTGAATGGGTTTCAAGGCAAGAACTTAGAAATCCATCTTGTTAATAATGATGAACCCACTGTCCAAGAAATGGAGAGAGCCACTAGAGCGGTTTTTGATCCGTCCAGCATCTCTGGCTCATACAGTGGAGCTGTGCAAGGCAGAAACCAGAGCATGACTTCCTCTTCAAGCAACAGTTTGAAGTTTGGCAATGTAACACTGCACCTTAAAAAGGGCCTTATTGAGGAGGAAAAG GTTGATGTAATTGTGAATACAATTGCAAAGGACTGCGATTTGTCTCAAGGAGCGGTTTCAAATGCTATTTTGAAGAAAGCTGGCCAAAAGATTCAAGAAGAGATTTACAGAAAAAGATACTATGGTGCTGATCTTTATGAGACAAAAGGATACAACCTTAAATGTAAAGAAGtttttcatactgtatgtgCCATTAGGTCTGACCCTAATGCAGAGAAG ATTCTTTTCAAAGTGGTCTCAGAATGTTTGAGAAAAGCTGCTTTGATACACACATCCATCTCCTTCCCAGCTATTGGTACTGGTAATCTGGGTTTGGACAAATATCAGGTGGCTCGAATCATGATGAATGCTGTGGCTGGATTTGCAAAACCGAGCGTGAAACTGAACATATACTTTGTTGTGTTCCCAAAAGATGATGAAATGATGAAG GCTTTCGAAAAGGAGATGAAGGGAAGAAAAGAAGGAACAATGTCCCCAGTCTTACCCAATGACATGACAAGAA GCTTTGCTTCTGCAGCCAAAGAAACCACAGCAAATGAAACACCCACTGTTGAGTTCCACAGTGTCTCCAAGGAGGCTGAGAGAGAGGCAAAAGCATGGACATTTAATATGCTTAAGCAATCAGATAACATGACAATAAGGAATAACCATGTCATATACCTTGACCAAAGAGACCATGAAAACATGCTTTCTCTTCAAGCCAAGTTACGTGTTCACATCAAGGAGTTTTTCAGGAATGGTAATGGTGGCATAACCATCACTGGAAGTCCTTCAGATGTCAGCTGTGCAGCAATTGAGGTGGAGTCCATGCTTTGTAAGGCCCAGGAGGACTTTGCTGAAGCTGAAGAATGTGACATTCTGTATTCTGTTGTTCGCTGGAGCTGTAAAGATAAACCTTGGATACAAACACCTGAAACCAGTGCAGTTTTGGAGAAAGCTTATCTGGCAGGGAATGAAGAAATTACGTTCAGCAACCACAAAGTCAAGTTTAAGTCCATGGTTTTGATTGACAACAGTGGAGGATTTAGCAGAATAAAGAGgacat GCCTGTTGGATCCTTTTGAGCCTCTTAAGAATTCATTTTATGCAAGAACTCCTGTGAGCAGCAAGGAATATTTGGACAAAGAAAGGAGAACCTTGGAGGCTTTTGGGTTCCGTGTCGTCAAG GTGGAGAAGCTAGAGAACAACGCACTGAAGCAGCTGTTTGACAGGAATGGACAGAGAGTGACAGACAAACCGAGGCGCCTCTACCAGCGTGTGTCAGCTCAGTTCTGTGATCTCATCTGTAGAGTAGGCTTTCAGAAAGAGTTCGCTCCTCCTGCAG AGCAAAGGTATGGCAGTGGAATATACTTCAGCAGTACAGTGGACGGAGCCTTGAAGCTGTGGAAGGAGCCGGATCATGAGCAGTACATCTACATCATTCAGGCCCGGGTCCTCACTGGGAAATCCACGGATGGTTCTCAAGATCTTATTTTGCCCCCTACCTTAATGGGAGACCCTTTGGATCGTTATGATAGCGTGTCTGACAGGGGACAGACACATGTCATCTTCAGCGGTCAACAAGCTCTTCCTGAATGCCTGATCATTTGTGACAAATCATCCGCTGTGTAG